The genomic window CCCCACTATCTAAAGATTCTCGGCTTTGGCCCTCTGAAGTCGGACCTCAATCGCGAGTGGCCACTGTGGGAGGAACGGTATCACACTAGTCCCCCCATGTGACATTGGCTAACCTCGGGCAACCCCGGATAGGAAGTGGCAGTGCTAGCATAATAATGTTCTCTAAAGTTGTATTGCAGAGAAGGAGTCGAAGGGACAACCGACGCGAAGCGAGAGTCCCGATGGCCGAGTCCTCGGTCCTGAAGGGTGAGGGTCGCCAAAGGCGTCGAAGGGGCCTGATGCACCACTTGATGAGGAGTAAAGgtcccgaaggccccaccatcTTGACCGTACGGGCGAGGGCTGCCGAATGCGTGGATAAGGAGCAAAGGACTACCTGAGACAGGATGAAGGGTTCGAAGGGAACAAGGCTGAAAGAAGGCTAGAAGGTGGTCAGTCAGTTCATCGAAGGGCTGACTGACATGTGTACTGGCAGGCATGTGTCACATCCTGAGATGATACAACCTATAATATGTAGTGACTGTAATACCAATAGAATATTATGAGAACATTCTGGGAAACAAGGGCTCTCGACGATTTATGAACCTCCGATCTAACgaatttattgaagaaataagggatgctttgagtagacagATTGTAGGAGAATACACAtgggtttttatataggttcggacCTTCAAGAGGATAATAACCTTACATTCTATTTGACTTGTATTGATATGAGCCTGTTACAAGAAGGTATGTAGCtaacctagatggatctaaatctagtcgatGGTTCCCTTGCTCGGCTTCTCTTGGCTTGCATTCAACTTATATATATAGGTCATCATGTGGCTTCTGGACTCATTTTCGAGTTATCTATAACTTTGAGATAAACTTCCTTGTTTAAGGGATATTGCAGAACCTATGAGAGGTTTTCATGCATTAGGGATATCCCTCACCAGGATAGAAATATACTCTGAGAATATAGGAAACATTAGAGTATCCAGATACAATAGTTTTGTACTACTCATTATCAGGGGCACTGATGAAATGTGAATTGGAGTGGTTGATGTATAACTATAAATACCCTTATCCTATTAATGCGATGATATGAACAGTTAATATGCCACAAAATACTAGTTTATTGTGTTGTTATTGAGATCCAAACAGTGTTCGGTTTGAGGGATAAACTCATTCTGATGGGATGGTCTATTATGAGTTTATCTCATGAATTTTCGTGGGATTATATTATCCTTTATATTTACATTAACCATGTGCTTGTAAGGAATGATGTGGTGATAGGTCTTCCTCGAACCAAACATGTCGGTTGAGAATAAGGTGACGGTGGATCACCTAGTTCCTTAAACCAAAAGGCTAGTAATGTTTGGATTGTTTTACGTGGTAAGCTGCCGAGCTTAATCTCGAGCTGCTTACCAAGCTACGCCAAGCCTAGGTAAGCTCATTCGCTTAACGCCGAGCCGCGCCAACACAGCTCCGTGTCCATCTCTAACATACTTTCCTTTTTTAAATTAGAGGTGGGTCTCCTTTTTTGACAATTAAAAACCAACCatcaaatattcaaatttgacCTTCGTCCTCCCCTCTGTTTCCTTCACTGAGGAAACACCTGCTTTCCCACCAACTCCTGCTCTCCTCccgccccgcgccgccgcctcgagCCCCGTAAACCCTAGCCAAACGGAGGAACGAAGCAGAGCCATGGCGGAGCACGACCTGACGTCACGCCTGGCGGCGCAGCTGGACCGCCACCTGGTGTTCCCGCTGCTGGAGTTCCTGCAGGAGCGACAGCTCTACCCTGAGGAGGAGATCCTGGAGGCCAAGCTCCGCCTCCTCGGCGCCACCAACATGGTTGAGTACGCCATGGACATCCACATGTCGCTCCACGGCACCGACGACGTCCCCGACGACATGGTCGCGCGCCGCGCCGAGGTCCTCGCCAGGCTCAAGGCGCTcgaggcggccgccgcgccgctcGTTGCCTTCCTCCGGGACCCGCAGCTCGTGCAGGAGCTCAGGCCCGACAGGCAGTACAACGTTCACATGCTCCGTGAGCGGTTCCGGGTGTGTCAATCTCATCTGCGACTTTCCTTCAGTTTTAACTTTCTACTTGTTTCGTGCTTGCGGCATGAAGAGTAGGGTCATTGATTTTGTAAATTTGTGAAATTGATTTGCGTTTACAATGAATAAGTCTTCGGGAACAGGTGATGCTTACAGTGAATTTACAGGAATTGTTGAAGCTCTGGGTATAATAACTAAAATTAGAATTGTTTTCAGGAATTGTTTAGAATTTAGAAGAAGAGTTTAGGTTAttcattttttagaaaaaagcgTATTGTTATGGCACAACTAATCAGATTCATCTTATTAACAATGCAGATTGGTCCTGACCAGATTGAAGCTATGTACGATCTTGCTAAATTTCTGTTTGAGTGTGGAAATTATCCAACTGCTGTTGACTACCTGTACCAGTACCGTGTTTTGTGCACAAACAGCGAGAGGAGCGTGAGTGCTTCGTGGGGGTTGTTGGCATCAGAGATTTTAATGCAAAATTGGGACGCTGCGTTGGAAGAGCTCAATCGCTTAAAAGAGATTATTGATTCAAAGGTTTAGTCTCAATGTTTCATGTAACTAACTTTCTGTGTTATCATGTAACTATGCTGCTAACATACATCATGTAACTAACTTTGTTTGTTATCCGATTTTTATGGCAGGACTTCTCATCACCTCTAAATCAGCTCCAGAATAGGATTTGGCTGATGCACTGGAGTCTCTTTATCTTCTTTAACCATGAAAATGGCAGAAATGGTATCATTGATCTGTTCTTCCAGGACAGGTTTGTCTGTAAAAAGCGCAAAATGATTTAAATCTGTAGCATTCTAGCCCAATATTTATATAAGCAACACCACTACGAATATCACTATAATAGTGATTTGATATCAGTAGTGAGCAAGATATCAATAATTTCTTCCATGATTTGAATTTCAGAAACAAACAGTTCTTCTAACTGAACAATTAGTGTTTGCTGTTTTTCATTCAAAAGAATCTTAAGCTCAAATTCATCAGGTGGTATACGTATACCCGGAAGGACAGAAATATATTGCTGttaaaaaaggttttgaaaaacATTTTTTTCGAAGTTTGAGTTGCTTCAAAATCCTTTCCTTCCTCTTGTATTATCCAGTTCAACAATGAATGTGATTTTCCTTTGATGTCAAGGTTATATCAGCCGATTTGTCAACTCATATTTgtttcatttgttttttttccttgcaGGTACTTGAATGCTATTCAGGCAAATGCACGCCATCTTCTGAGATACGTAGCTACTGCTGTTGTTGTGAACAAAAGGAGAAGGAATATGCTTAAAGAGTTTATTAAAGTCATTCAACAAGAACAGCATTGCATTAAGGATCCCATAACTGAATTCCTGGAATGCTTGTATGTGAATTATGATTTCGATGGTGCACAACTGAAACTCATGGAGTGCGAGAAGGTAATTTGAGGCTGTTTTTATCAATCTTCATGCTATTTATTGAACTTCACATGTATGTGCTTGTTGAAATATTGAAAAGCTTGGAAGACAATgaattagatattttttttgttggcaGAACATCCACTGTGATGTGAGTCATCACCTGCTAATCAATTTATATGATGGCGGGTTCAAGTATTATTTCTTTGACAAATACAAGTTTAGTAATTATTGCTAGATGCATCTAATTTCTCATAGTGGTCCTTGGTGAAAGACCAAGGACTTCAGTATTGGGTCAATGTGATTAATATCAATCTAGTCAATAGGACAAATATTATTTGCTAATATTTGAGGTTTAATCTCATGGATGCTATATGATGAACTTGGAGTTCCAAACACCTCAAAGGATTAACATCAAGGTCaaagaagagcttcattaagATATAATGACCTATTGTTTAGACAAGTGATCATGGTGTTGAGAGCATTACttttatagatgatttttttgcCGTACTATAAAGAAGGGTTTGGGTTTAATACCTTGATCTAGAGTCTTTGGGTTAGTTACCTAGTAGGTGATGTATACTAAGTTTGAATAGCTCTAATAGACTAGATAAAGACTTAAGACATCAAGGAAGAGAAGCCACGAAGGCCCGGACTTgagttggattgaattggacaagttcctATAGAAAATAGGTCATCGTACAATACGATAGGATCACCGTACAATATGACAAGATCACTGTACAATACAATCAAGGGTAATATAAGACAAACAGAGCTTTTCAGAGTTACTGTACAATACGGTAGGAGGTTGTTGTACAATATGATGGGATACTGTATAGTTATACAGAGACCATGTCAATTGATGCCTCAGAAGATCAGTCATTGTACAATACGGTGGTGGTCACCATATCGAATTTCTGACCGTTGGAAAGTGATCATCATACAATATGGTGGAGGTCACCATACAATACGGTGGTGGTCACCATATCGAATTTCTGACCGTTGGAAAGTGATCATCATACAATATGGTGGTAGTCACCGTACAATACGGTGACTAGGAATCCTGGACAGGTTCCtcccaatggctagtttttgagagtgaggctataaatatctccTTATTTTTGGTTGTTCACTCTCACCATAAGGCATACACACAAATTGAAGAGGGTTTAAGTCACttggagttgaagttgaagttCAAGAAATTAGCACAAGATGAAGGATTttattagtgctagtttaggtctagtgtgcatctagctaggtGATTAGACTAGAGTTAGATCAAATGAGTAATCCATACTCATTACTTTTGGTATTTGCATACATCTAGATGGCTTGAAAGTGGTGAGTCTTACGAGACCCTCCAACCGAGTTTGTAGAGTGGCCGCAAGACTTGTGAGCGAGAGGAGTGGCTTGTGCCGGAGCAACGAAGTACTACCTTAGTGAAGATGAGGAGGTGGATTCTAGGGCTAGGTAAAGGGGTGTGGATGGCTTGGGCTGCACAGGAGTGCCTGCCTTTGCTCTCGGGCTGGGGATGGACTCAAACAAACAGCTAACCGTCCAAATTGATAGAAAAAACTGAGGTTACACTTTACAAATAAACCAGGTATTACACAGATGATGAAGTGTGCTTATGTGTACTTTTCTGCTTCTTGCTTTGCTAAATCGTTGACAGTGATATTTTGATAGCACTGCTACCTCAATATTCAACAATAATTATTCTCATAGAACTTGCTGTCAGTTGTcaacaataattatgatcttATATGTTATAGAATTTGCTGccttacctttcttgtgttcttaTGGCTACCTTTCTAGGTTATACTGAATGATCCTTTTCTGGGAAAGGGGATTGAACAAGGAAGTTTCACCATTGTTCCTTTGATAGACGAGTTCCTTGAAAATGCTCGTCTCTTTATTTTCGAGAGATACTGCTGCATACATCGGTGCATTAATATTAGGTGGGTGTTTCTGGCTTTCTACTCACTTTTTAATGACTGAAGAAATTTCTGCTACAATGATCAATCCGAAGGCAGTACGATCGTTAAGTACCCACCCACTAAATCCAGATTTCTAAGGAACTCTTTTAGTGTCATGCTTGTTTTCTATCTACTATTTGGCTATTTGCTTGGACTATCTTATATTTCTTAGGTAATCTATATTATCTTATCTTATATAGCTAGATGGCTTCAGACTCCTTTGGTTAACATCAGCAAAACTGCAATTTCCTATGGGGTAGTTATTGACATTGCATGATTCTTCAACTGCTGTTATCAATTCAGTTTATAGAGAACTAATCAGCTTGTTGACTAGACCTGTTAGGAACAATGTCATGCTCTTAACTGAATTTTGCTTCTCAGGGTGCTAAACCTGTACCAGCCTTCGATCTAAAGAAAAggagcatattttcctttggtTTTTACTTCACATTTATTATAAACTTTTAGTATTAACATATATAAGGCTAaggttttcttccttttttgttgttgcaatGAACAGCATTCTGGCAGAGAAGCTGAACATGAGGCATGATGAGGCGGAATTGTGGATAATGAACTTGGTTAGGAGTTCAAAACTGGACGCGAAGATCGATTCGGTGTCAGGAACTCTAATCATGACGACCAATCATGTTAATGTGTAAGTTGCTTCAGTCATGGACAACCACTGTATGTCAATTCGGACTCTGTTCGTTTTAAACATGTTACTACTTCAATAATGCGATTTGGTCCAATAATCATTTGTTTATAGCCAGAATAGGGATATGCTTATCTATATCATCCGTTTATGGGAAAAATCTTTTGCAGACATGAGCAGATTATCGAAAGCTTGAAGAATCTTGACATGCGGACTTACATGCTAGCAAAAAGCATTGTGGAGCCAGCTCAGGCAGCACAACAGGCAGCTCGGGGAGATTAACAGAGtctccacggttttgaggcgcCAAGAATTACTTAAAGTAGAGACaaatttagtaattttttttagctgTAGGGTCTATAGGACGGAATATAAAGGAATAAGAAAGGTATATTAATATTGAAAATGTGAGAATGTATGCgtgtttttttaaagaaatatgaATGGGTGTTTGGAACATAGGATTTTGTAAAACACATCAACGTTTCAATTGAGTATATAATCTACTTTACTTGGAATCTTATGTTAGTTGAGCTCTGTATTCACTATTTGACTAAATTTCTAAAAACTACAGATATTCTAACCAAACTATCATAAAATTAAAgctatatatttaatatattgCTTTAGAGAACTGCACATTTAGTGAGAAGTTAAAATatcaaaactacaaatttaataGGAAATTGTGAATTGTGCATGTTTTTGTGAGAATACGGCATTTAAGTGAAAGATGTTGTAATATGGCCCATCCAATGGGCTATATCTGTCATTTACTTAAATTATGCCCATAGTGGCATAAGCCATCAAGTCTAATAGTAGTAGAAAGTTCAATATCATATTATCCATCCATGTAAAAAAGTTCCTTCCTGCCCTCATATAAGGACCGAATGGGTTTTCATGTTATCCACACAATCATCAATAAAGTAGAGTGTTACCAGATATAGTCTTATGtgtattgtttttttaaatTCTTGTTTGATAAGTGCACGATAACATGATTATTACAACATGTTATCAGCACAAGTACTCGCTAATCATGTATGTTCATGCATActaatttcttttgaatttaattttttatttaagtttTGTATGGACGACGTGTCTTCCTTCCCTGGCTGACCAGTCGTGCCTTGCCAGTCCCCGGACCGGTCGCCCCTCGCCTTGCAGCGCACCGCGGTAACTAATCACTGCTCGTCTTGGCGAGATGGCAAGCCAAGCCAATACGGCTGGCTGCTCCTGTGTCTTGATGGAGTAGCATGCAATTTATGGACTGCCACCATGTGCCATGGAGCAAGTGCGAGAGCTCCGCCGAGCTAACCATTGTCCTGCGTGCCTTGGCGCATCGGACGGCATGCCGAGCGCCACACCGGCTGCACCGAGACATGCAAGGCTGTGAACCAGGCGAGGCTTTCGCGCTGCTGGCCAGAGCCGCCGCCCTACGCCATGGCACAGGCATGTGCGCGCCGCGGGTTGGCCGCCGACGGGGGCGAAACCAGGATTGGATGATGGTAAAGAGAAATAAATTTGAATCGGTTGTAGGAAACAAAATATAGGTGTTGAGATGTTCATTTTCCATATTTATCTtaaaatatctttatttttgttCATATACAAATTCACCTACAGTAATAAATATAGGATCTTTCATATAATGAATGTTGATATCTATGAATTCAACGTTTTGATATTGCATTTACTAGTTCGATAGGAGTCTatcataaaaattaaaaaaaaaatctctatagCTGAAAATAACAAGAGCTCAGATTAATAGAGTACAATAATAGAACACGAATAGTGGCCAACAAGAACAAACATTTTAAACTTAATAAAGTTTGGCAAGAAAAAACATATTGTTACATGTATTCACAATAACCATAGGTAGCAAATTTGtgttaaaaaatacataatactTGAATACATATAATAGATAAGATGAGTTTATACGCCAGTGAGCTTTTAAGTTCTTAACAGTATGTTGCTCAGCTAGAAAATATGAGGTTTATGTTGGTTCTACCAATATTAATAGAAGGTCTCATTCCACGATAAAAGAGTTGTTGCCAAGAATGAGTAAATGATATGAGTTAGAAATTGAGCGTATAAGTTGACTAGAAGACAATCAAAGTTTACATATATGTATAGTGTAAAACAACACCCGCCTACTAATTGGTTCTATGTGTTggattattaatttattttcttgagAAGAACAAATGTAATTTTAACATTGCTAATAGATGTATAAGCTAGGGGGTCTAGCCCCTGACcgctgtaacatcctgagttttactATATTAATTTACAACAAATTTTGCTCCAAATATAAaatttttggtgattaattaagctaactaaaatTGAGGAAATATAtaatagaatatatatatattaatatgtgtatatatatattcaaatgtatTACTTGGCGAAGTATTACAAAATACACTAAATTAATTACTAAACTTTTCTGTTCGTTGAATTGTTCATGTGTATTTGGTTTATTGTTGTTACGGTTCTTTGTATAAAGGTTTGAATTTAAATGTATCTCAAATTCGAATCTACTCTTAGTTTCCCTTCAATTCAAATCCacttgaattcaaatcctctctcAGATCTCTAagtcataattcaaatatacctatttgaatttatgccaaGTCCAAAGTTGTAACACCCCGGttctcaattttctaattccctaaagttttgctagaattttattAGGGTTTAAATCAACAGATTAGGttaaaatgtattttctaaaaataaattgaattttgctctaggttatatttttgtgttgcattcatgctggagtagatgcattagagttttatgtgtggaaatgaatttttgaaaacctcgAGACGCATCGTTTAATTTTGGAAAAGATTTGAAAATgtttctttaaaagaaaatccaaattCCCTCATAGGCcgaatctcttctccttttctctttttccgaGCAGCCCAAGCTCACTCCCTTCTCCTTCTTGGGCTGAGCCCGTGTCGCTTTTTCCCTTTCACCCCGCCTCCCTGCCTGGGCCACCGCTCAGCAGCCCAATCCCGCACCTGCCACCCTGCCTGGACCAACCGAAGGCCAGGCCCAGCAATCTCGCGCAAAGGCGCCCGACCAAATTCCGCCTCCTCTCCAGTGCCGCTGACCGGTGGGCCTCGCGTCGTCTTCCACCTCTGGCTGAGTCCAGAGCCGGCCTCATCCTCCGCCGTCGCCTGCCTCAAGCCGTATCCCAATTGAACCCCAACCGAACCGATTTCGACGCGGTTGTTGCGCCCCTACATATATTCGCCCCTCATCTCTGTTTTCCCCAACCAATCAAGCGCTAAAACCCTAGAACTCGCACCACCACCGCCCGCTATTGCCGCCGAAGCACCAAGCTTGCCGACCGTTGCGTCCACCGCCTCTCCGCCGCATCCGAGCGCATCTTCGGGACCGCCGCTCCCTGTCGCATCCCGGCCATCGGAGCTTCGTCCCCGACGCGCAACCGTGTGCTGCCGCCGCCCCTCTCACCGTCCACTACCTTCCTGGACCGCGCCGCGCTAGGTAAGCCATCAAACAGAAAGCCCTTACTCTTGAGAGTCTTTTGCGCCGCTCGCTGTCATCATCCGTGCACTGCGACAAGGTCTCCGCCTCTCTCCGGCGAGAGTGCCGCCGCACCCGAGCtcccgccgccgtgtccgctcCACTACCGGCTGGTTACTCCCGTCTCGCCTCTCAGTCGTCGGATCCAATCTCTACAGTTTAGATTAGAACCCGAATACCTCTTCACCGACCCAATCTCGTGGTGCCACGTGTCGTCACCTTAATCCTACTCAGCCCCTGTGCCAGCTCATCGCCAAGTCAGCCGGCCACCCTAGCAGATCTACCTACGTGGAATGCCACGTCAGCTAACCTAGCCTAGTCAGCAGTCCAGTCagcaattcaatcttttctaatacaaaaataattccaagaattccataaattggtaattttacaaataagccccCGAACTCTTCTGAAATTATCTATAAGCccttgtctttttacagtttaaaccccaaacttttccaaaattactttTAGGTCCctatgtttttacaaaaaggcccctaaccttTCTGTTTTACTTaaaataggtccttttctttttcagattaaccctaaaacttgtttttagcatatctttctcgttctaactccgatttaggtgattttcacGCTCCCGCAttcgtagcaacgtgtactattgtttagtacctttttctcagatgttagctattatttggtgtatagttcttagttagttttgttgtgtattttttggtgtgtttcaagagcagacgaggagcagtttGAGAATATCcaggaccaagtatttgaaaagtctgagcagcaagttggaagaggcaagtgtccttgaacattttgatcccagttttcaaatgcgttctttatttcaaacatgcatgttgttaattctgaatcctatttacttatagtatccTGTTCCATATATTTCCTTGTCACCTAGTTGTTAGcaatggatatgatgggtagttatgcttagctttgcacaatgggatggaagggttaatggtaaacatgactaatgaactatgcaactatgagttgggaatactattgatggtatagcaacatggaacattaggccttgagcaaagtagtgttgttgatgatgaaggTTATGATGTTagcttagtgtttgctcaagcaacctaagtaaggatcggtttATGGAGCAACaatccaagaaatatcgtaccacccacgagacctggtatgggacaggactggcctattaattagtggattccaattTTGTGCGTGctaaacggaagagtggatgtgtggggacagcaaaggccagaaccatttggttagtggtatgagatgggtagtggaagggaagggtgaaaactttctggagactacaaggcgcaaaagggggcttctgggtggtgtgaatgccactttaatggcggtgaaacctagtgggcatgcacatactggatgaaactttataacagctttgtagtgactttccaaGCGATACAAcattggcgtgtgttaagtgttttgcggacacggcaacaagaaaattcaagactcgtggggaaagctggacaacctctgcagagtgtaaaatctgatatatcagccgtgctcacggactatgagagacttggatcctcacatgattagttggatgggtttggtttggtttagttggtttgggaacctgatgtgggattcaggtggttgggaaacatgtggagatgtttctaggagttggaagtctagaGATGATTCACCtcaaataggatgcttttataactctttatTAGGATAgctggcttttatgcaaattttaaTTGTTACAGCttattcctttatttaagcttgcatgtcatttattttccacacttgcggagtacgataagTACTCATACTTGCTGTTTCTATCCAAATATCCACCAAGctctgctcagacaatgaagaagaTCCAGATTTCTATGTCGATGAGGATGAAGATCGCTAGGCTGGTGGTTCCCTctgtcaattgcctgtggaagttggagcttcACCGTGTTtagttgtgtgcttttgtttaagactttgaggtctttctatttctGTTTAAgataaacgttgtaataatgacactttgtgtgatacattgatgaagtcactgcatgtatgaaacttgatcctgacatacatgtggtttacatctgttttgtccctttataaaatcgggtgtgacaaaagtcaaatccaaattcaaatctctcctTTGAACTATCCCACAAACatttccctttttccttttattttcttccccAGGCTaaatctccctccctctctctttgtgTAGCCCAACCTGTGACCCAGTTGGCCCAACTTCTTTCCCCGCTCCACTCTCCCGCACTTGGGCCGCAAACACACCGCCGACCTAGCTTTGCCCCAGATCGCTCCCACACTAGCATCGCACCATCCACACGTCACCCATACGACAGCCCATCACCGTGCCTTCTCCCTCACCAGCGCGCTACCGCCATGCTGTCCGCCCTGCCACCACAACGGCTGGTGCATTGCACCACACCTTCTCACCGCCATCGCCTCTCATTGCCACATCTTGCTCCTTGCCGCCTTACTATGCTCTCTCTCATTCTATAAATGGAATAGTCTAGTCTCCATTTCTGAGTTTCCCCACCACGCCGTCACCATAGCACTGCTATTGCACCATTGCTCCGCCACCGTAGCTCTGTCGTCGCTGTTTCTCCCCCACAAGCCGCCGAGGAGTACTAGGAGGTCAACGCTGTCCTTGTGCCACCCTCCATCGCCTAGGAGCCTGACGGGAGCACGCCAACGTCGGGAGCCGAGCCGCTCTACCACCACCGCTCTGCCGCCACCACTCCGTTGTGTCACCGGTTGCCGTTCAGCTTCTCGCCATTTTCGAGCTTGGTGAGCATCCCCATCCCCTCACGTAACCTCCTAGCTAGCATGCTACCATCCT from Phragmites australis chromosome 14, lpPhrAust1.1, whole genome shotgun sequence includes these protein-coding regions:
- the LOC133890975 gene encoding eukaryotic translation initiation factor 3 subunit E-like yields the protein MAEHDLTSRLAAQLDRHLVFPLLEFLQERQLYPEEEILEAKLRLLGATNMVEYAMDIHMSLHGTDDVPDDMVARRAEVLARLKALEAAAAPLVAFLRDPQLVQELRPDRQYNVHMLRERFRIGPDQIEAMYDLAKFLFECGNYPTAVDYLYQYRVLCTNSERSVSASWGLLASEILMQNWDAALEELNRLKEIIDSKDFSSPLNQLQNRIWLMHWSLFIFFNHENGRNGIIDLFFQDRYLNAIQANARHLLRYVATAVVVNKRRRNMLKEFIKVIQQEQHCIKDPITEFLECLYVNYDFDGAQLKLMECEKVILNDPFLGKGIEQGSFTIVPLIDEFLENARLFIFERYCCIHRCINISILAEKLNMRHDEAELWIMNLVRSSKLDAKIDSVSGTLIMTTNHVNVHEQIIESLKNLDMRTYMLAKSIVEPAQAAQQAARGD